Part of the Bacillus sp. N1-1 genome, CCAGATCATTTTAAACAAATCCCCTGTGCGAATTCCGAGTGCTTTAAGAATGCCGTACATCCCGATTTTTTGGACATTCATCATATAAAAGAAAATCGCAAACAGCATGCCGCTAATTACAACGAGAAACCAAACAATCATATTTAGCGTCATTTGTTCAGCCTGGTAACTTGGAATGGTAGAGAGAAATTCGTTCTTAGAAAAGGACTGCAACCCGCTGATCTCCTCGGTTGTATTGGGACGATAGATGAGCTGTAATTCATCCGTTCGAAACATGTTTTTAAATGATTCCTGATTGATAAACGCAACGGGTGAGTGATTAAACTTTTTGTTATCAACAAAATCAATCACCTTAAATGTTCCGTCAAAGAGAGGGGTGGTTAGTTCATCACCAACCTTGATGCCTTCCGCTTTTAACGAGCGATCGAGAATCACTTCTCCTTTGTTTACCTGTTTAAACAATGGCGTATCTGTAGAAGTGAGAAAGGCAACGCTTTGCTGATTGTCTGCTTCATTTTTGAGTGATCCCATTTGAAGGGAAAAGGCAAATGCGTCCTGATCGCTCTCAAGGATTTGTTGCTCTTTATTCTCTTCAAGATGAGATTGCGTGTAGGATTCATTTGAGTCTTCACTCATGTAAAACGTGCCCTCCGGCATGTTTTTGATCAATGAGACATTGTCTTGAGATAAGCCATTTGCAAGACCAGAAATAATGAACGTGACCAGACTAATGAGTAGCACGATGGAGCCAACGGTAACAAATTTCGGTTTATTTTTCTTCATTTCTTTCCAAGCCATATTCATTTACCATCATTCCTTTCTATAAGAAAAACCTTTCGTTCCTGACACTGATTACTTTAAATCAGTTAAGTGAACAAAGGTTAATGAACGATTACAAATGTGGAAGAGTGATTCTAAATGTGGTGCCTTTTCCTAACTTACTTTCGACGA contains:
- a CDS encoding ABC transporter permease; protein product: MNMAWKEMKKNKPKFVTVGSIVLLISLVTFIISGLANGLSQDNVSLIKNMPEGTFYMSEDSNESYTQSHLEENKEQQILESDQDAFAFSLQMGSLKNEADNQQSVAFLTSTDTPLFKQVNKGEVILDRSLKAEGIKVGDELTTPLFDGTFKVIDFVDNKKFNHSPVAFINQESFKNMFRTDELQLIYRPNTTEEISGLQSFSKNEFLSTIPSYQAEQMTLNMIVWFLVVISGMLFAIFFYMMNVQKIGMYGILKALGIRTGDLFKMIWSQMALITIIALFVSGLLSQVFQVIAPDTMPYHLTLTTTIQLSFVFVIVGFLGSTLSGFQIRKIEPLQAIQQGEA